One Thauera sp. K11 DNA window includes the following coding sequences:
- the hfq gene encoding RNA chaperone Hfq, whose translation MSNKGQLLQDPFLNTLRREHIPVSIYLVNGIKLQGQVESFDQYVVLLKNTVTQMVYKHAISTVVPARPVVIQQDSGEGGN comes from the coding sequence ATGAGCAACAAAGGGCAACTTCTACAAGACCCGTTCCTGAACACCCTGCGCCGGGAGCACATCCCGGTGTCGATCTACCTGGTCAACGGCATCAAGCTGCAGGGGCAGGTCGAGTCCTTCGACCAGTACGTCGTGCTGCTGAAGAACACCGTCACGCAGATGGTGTACAAGCATGCGATCTCGACTGTGGTGCCCGCCCGCCCGGTGGTGATCCAGCAGGACAGCGGCGAGGGCGGCAACTGA
- the hflX gene encoding ribosome rescue GTPase HflX, giving the protein MFERPASGERAVLVQLDLGQDAIEERLSELKLLAASAGASIEAVVQGRRGAPDPKLFAGSGKVHEIGEALRAHDADIVIFNHALSPAQQRNLERELQCMVIDRTALILDIFAQRARSHEGKLQVELAQLQHLSTRLVRGWTHLERQKGGIGLRGPGEKQLETDRRLLGNRVKMLKSRLAQIEKQRKVRRRARERRDVLSVSLVGYTNAGKSTLFNVLTKAGAYAADQLFATLDTTSRRLFVEGENVVLSDTVGFIRDLPHALVAAFEATLEETAEADLLLHVVDSASEDRDAQIQAVNEVLAEIGAADVPQILVWNKIDLTHAQAAVERGDCDKLRRVFLSARTGEGLDLLRSVLADVAHRARSEDAGRMPAPNDDGISVQT; this is encoded by the coding sequence ATGTTTGAGCGCCCGGCCAGCGGCGAACGTGCAGTCCTCGTCCAGCTCGATCTCGGCCAGGATGCGATTGAGGAGCGCCTGTCCGAGCTGAAGCTGCTCGCCGCCAGTGCCGGCGCGAGCATCGAAGCCGTGGTACAGGGGCGGCGTGGCGCGCCCGACCCCAAGCTCTTCGCCGGCAGCGGCAAGGTGCACGAGATCGGCGAGGCGCTGCGGGCGCACGACGCCGACATCGTGATCTTCAACCACGCGCTGTCGCCGGCGCAGCAGCGCAACCTCGAGCGCGAGCTGCAGTGCATGGTCATCGACCGCACCGCGCTCATCCTCGACATCTTCGCGCAGCGCGCGCGCAGCCACGAAGGCAAGCTGCAGGTCGAACTGGCCCAGCTCCAGCACCTGTCGACCCGGCTGGTGCGCGGCTGGACCCACCTCGAGCGCCAGAAGGGCGGCATCGGCCTGCGCGGCCCGGGCGAAAAGCAGCTCGAAACCGACCGGCGCCTGCTCGGCAACCGCGTCAAGATGCTGAAGTCGCGCCTCGCCCAGATCGAGAAGCAGCGAAAGGTCAGACGCCGGGCGCGGGAACGCCGCGATGTGCTGTCTGTCTCTCTCGTCGGCTACACCAATGCGGGCAAGTCCACCCTGTTCAACGTGCTGACGAAGGCGGGGGCCTATGCCGCCGACCAGCTCTTCGCCACGCTGGACACGACTTCGCGCCGCCTGTTCGTCGAGGGCGAGAACGTCGTGCTGTCGGACACCGTCGGTTTCATCCGCGATCTTCCGCACGCGCTGGTGGCCGCCTTCGAGGCCACCCTGGAGGAAACGGCCGAGGCCGACCTGCTGCTGCACGTCGTCGACTCCGCGAGCGAGGACCGCGATGCGCAGATCCAGGCGGTCAACGAGGTGCTGGCCGAGATCGGCGCAGCCGACGTGCCGCAGATCCTGGTGTGGAACAAGATCGACCTGACCCATGCCCAAGCGGCGGTCGAACGGGGGGACTGTGATAAACTCAGGCGCGTTTTTTTGAGCGCCAGAACGGGCGAGGGCCTTGATCTGCTGCGCTCGGTGCTTGCAGACGTGGCACATCGGGCACGGAGTGAAGATGCCGGGCGGATGCCCGCACCGAACGACGATGGAATTTCAGTTCAAACGTGA
- the hflK gene encoding FtsH protease activity modulator HflK — MSLNDPRWGGQGDGNGNRGDGDRRDGNRGGNQGPPDLEEVWRDFNQRLSGMFGKRQGRGSGGGNGGGGPQLPNFSFRQFGGGLSALAALVVAIWLASGFYTVDANQRGVVLRLGKFIETTEPGLRWRLPYPFESHEIVDLTGVRTVEVGYRGSERNKVLRESLMLTDDENIINIQFAVQYVLNSPENYVFNNRFPDESVAQAAETAMREIVGKSKMDFVLYEGREEIASTALELMQRILDRYQTGIQISRVTMQNAQPPEQVQASFDDAVKAGQDRERQKNEGEAYANDVIPRARGTASRLIEEANAYGARVVANAEGDASRFSQVLTEYRRAPDVTKERMYIETMQQVLTNTSKIMIDAKSNGNLLFLPLDKLIKSAAAAGQSSAQSGGEAAPQAAQNNPPSVVFDPRNRDLMRGRDRGER, encoded by the coding sequence ATGTCACTTAACGATCCACGCTGGGGGGGCCAGGGCGACGGCAATGGCAATCGCGGCGACGGAGACCGCCGCGACGGCAATCGCGGCGGCAACCAGGGGCCGCCCGATCTCGAGGAAGTCTGGCGCGATTTCAATCAGCGACTGTCCGGGATGTTCGGCAAACGCCAGGGGCGCGGTTCGGGCGGCGGCAACGGCGGCGGCGGCCCGCAACTGCCCAACTTCTCGTTCCGGCAGTTCGGCGGCGGCCTGAGCGCGCTGGCTGCGCTGGTGGTGGCGATCTGGCTGGCGAGCGGCTTCTACACGGTGGACGCGAACCAGCGCGGCGTGGTGCTGCGCCTGGGCAAGTTCATCGAGACCACCGAGCCGGGCCTGCGGTGGCGCCTGCCGTACCCGTTCGAGTCGCACGAGATCGTCGACCTGACGGGCGTGCGCACCGTCGAAGTGGGCTATCGCGGTTCGGAGCGCAACAAGGTGCTGCGCGAATCGCTGATGCTGACGGACGACGAGAACATCATCAACATCCAGTTCGCGGTGCAGTACGTGCTGAACAGCCCCGAGAACTACGTCTTCAACAACCGCTTCCCGGACGAATCGGTCGCGCAGGCCGCCGAGACCGCCATGCGCGAGATCGTCGGCAAGAGCAAGATGGACTTCGTGCTGTATGAAGGCCGGGAAGAGATCGCGAGCACCGCGCTGGAACTCATGCAGCGGATTCTCGACCGCTACCAGACTGGCATCCAGATCAGCCGCGTGACCATGCAGAACGCGCAGCCGCCCGAGCAGGTGCAGGCGTCGTTCGACGACGCGGTGAAGGCCGGCCAGGATCGCGAGCGGCAGAAGAACGAGGGCGAAGCCTATGCCAACGACGTGATCCCGCGCGCCCGCGGCACCGCCTCGCGCCTGATCGAGGAGGCCAATGCCTACGGCGCCCGCGTCGTCGCCAACGCGGAGGGCGACGCCAGCCGCTTCAGCCAGGTGCTGACCGAGTACCGGCGCGCGCCGGACGTCACGAAGGAGCGCATGTACATCGAGACCATGCAGCAGGTGCTGACCAATACCTCGAAGATCATGATCGACGCCAAGAGCAATGGCAATCTGCTGTTCCTGCCGCTCGACAAGCTGATCAAGTCGGCCGCCGCTGCCGGCCAGTCCAGTGCGCAATCGGGTGGGGAGGCTGCGCCGCAGGCCGCGCAGAACAATCCGCCGTCGGTGGTGTTCGATCCGCGCAACCGTGATCTGATGCGCGGCCGTGACAGGGGAGAGCGCTGA
- the hflC gene encoding protease modulator HflC, whose translation MRDKMSIIGGGLLLLVALASMSLFTVDQRQHAIVFQLGEVKEVIDQPGLNVKLPMIQNVRYFDKRILTMDTPEPERFITSEKKNVLVDHFVKWRIVDPRLYYESVAGDEARARTRLTQTVNAGLREEFGKRTVHDVVSGARDQIMEDMRVKADLDARKIGAQIIDVRLKRVDLPTEVSESVYRRMEAERKRVANELRSQGAAEAERIRADADRQREVIIAEAYRSAQKVKGEGDAKATAIYAEAFGQSPEFYSFYRSLEAYRASFAGKEDVLVIDPGSEFFRYMKGPQGARKN comes from the coding sequence ATGCGTGACAAGATGTCCATAATCGGCGGCGGCCTGCTGCTGCTGGTCGCGCTGGCGTCGATGTCGCTGTTCACCGTCGACCAGCGCCAGCATGCGATCGTGTTCCAGCTCGGCGAGGTCAAGGAGGTCATCGACCAGCCGGGCCTGAACGTCAAGCTGCCGATGATCCAGAACGTCCGCTACTTCGACAAGCGCATCCTGACGATGGATACGCCGGAGCCGGAGCGCTTCATCACCTCCGAGAAGAAGAACGTGCTGGTCGATCACTTCGTCAAGTGGCGCATCGTCGACCCGCGCCTGTACTACGAGTCGGTGGCGGGCGATGAGGCGCGGGCGCGAACCCGCCTGACGCAGACGGTCAACGCCGGCCTGCGCGAGGAGTTCGGCAAGCGTACGGTGCATGACGTCGTGTCCGGCGCCCGCGACCAGATCATGGAAGACATGCGCGTGAAGGCCGACCTGGATGCGCGCAAGATCGGCGCGCAGATCATCGACGTGCGCCTGAAGCGCGTCGACCTGCCGACCGAGGTGTCGGAATCGGTGTATCGCCGCATGGAGGCCGAGCGCAAGCGCGTGGCCAACGAACTGCGTTCGCAGGGCGCCGCCGAGGCCGAGCGCATCCGCGCCGATGCCGACCGCCAGCGCGAGGTCATCATCGCCGAGGCTTACCGCTCGGCGCAAAAGGTCAAGGGCGAGGGCGATGCCAAGGCAACGGCGATCTATGCCGAAGCCTTCGGCCAGAGCCCCGAGTTCTACTCCTTCTATCGCAGTCTCGAAGCCTACCGTGCCAGCTTCGCCGGCAAGGAAGACGTGCTGGTGATCGATCCCGGTTCGGAGTTCTTCCGCTACATGAAGGGGCCGCAAGGCGCGAGGAAGAATTGA
- a CDS encoding DUF2065 domain-containing protein — protein sequence MGVSLLTAFALMLIIEGILPFVAPAAWRETFLRLATLADGQIRFVGLTSMLTGIVLLFIFN from the coding sequence ATGGGCGTCTCGTTGCTGACCGCCTTCGCGCTGATGCTGATCATCGAAGGCATCCTCCCCTTCGTCGCGCCAGCCGCCTGGCGCGAAACTTTTTTGCGCCTCGCCACCCTGGCCGACGGCCAGATCCGCTTCGTCGGACTGACCTCGATGCTGACCGGCATCGTGCTCCTGTTCATCTTCAACTGA
- a CDS encoding ATP phosphoribosyltransferase regulatory subunit: protein MRWVLPDHIQDALPSEAEQLEALRRRLLDAFRVRGYQLVMPPLLEYLDSLTTGAGRDLTLRTFKLVDQLSGRTMGVRADMTPQVTRIDAHLLNRRGVSRLCYCGSVLHTLPSTLTATREPLQLGAELYGHAGIEADIEILGLLAEVLRLADVPATRIDIGHVGIFHALAGKAGLVPDREEELFDLLQAKDLPELQLRLADVAEPVRGALLALPSLYGGPEVLEQAAQRLPPDPEIVVALGELRVLAQALKDLPISFDLADLRGYHYHSGVVFAAYGGGSPAALALGGRYDRVGAAFGRARPATGFSLDLCELVWRLPQMQSAGAILAPASDDAALAIEVAALRVRGEVVVTALPGHEGTWNEAGCDRRLMRRDGRWTVEPLQGD from the coding sequence ATGCGCTGGGTACTGCCCGATCACATCCAGGACGCCCTGCCGTCCGAAGCCGAGCAACTGGAAGCACTGCGCCGCCGGCTGCTGGACGCCTTCCGCGTCCGCGGCTACCAGCTCGTCATGCCGCCGCTGCTCGAATATCTCGACTCGCTGACCACCGGCGCGGGGCGGGACCTGACGCTGCGCACCTTCAAGCTCGTCGATCAGTTGTCGGGCCGCACCATGGGCGTGCGGGCGGACATGACGCCGCAGGTCACGCGCATCGATGCGCACCTGCTGAACCGCCGCGGCGTGTCGCGGCTGTGCTATTGCGGCAGCGTGCTGCACACCCTGCCGTCCACCCTGACCGCGACCCGCGAGCCGCTGCAGCTCGGCGCCGAACTCTACGGCCATGCCGGCATCGAGGCCGACATCGAGATCCTCGGCCTGCTCGCCGAGGTGCTGCGCCTGGCCGACGTGCCGGCGACGCGCATCGACATCGGCCATGTCGGCATCTTCCATGCGCTGGCCGGCAAGGCCGGGCTGGTGCCCGATCGCGAGGAGGAACTCTTCGACCTACTGCAGGCGAAGGATCTGCCCGAACTGCAGTTGCGGCTCGCCGACGTCGCCGAGCCGGTGCGTGGCGCGCTGCTGGCGCTGCCCTCGCTCTATGGCGGGCCGGAAGTGCTGGAGCAGGCGGCGCAGCGTCTGCCGCCGGACCCCGAGATCGTCGTAGCCCTCGGCGAACTGCGGGTGCTGGCGCAGGCCCTGAAGGACCTGCCGATCAGCTTTGATCTGGCCGACCTGCGCGGCTATCACTACCACAGCGGCGTCGTCTTCGCCGCCTATGGCGGCGGCTCGCCCGCGGCGCTGGCGCTCGGCGGCCGCTACGACCGCGTCGGTGCGGCGTTCGGGCGCGCCCGGCCGGCGACCGGTTTCAGCCTCGACCTGTGCGAACTGGTGTGGCGCCTGCCGCAGATGCAGTCGGCCGGCGCGATCCTCGCACCGGCGTCGGACGACGCCGCGCTTGCCATTGAGGTGGCGGCCCTGCGCGTGCGCGGCGAAGTCGTCGTCACGGCGCTGCCCGGGCACGAGGGAACTTGGAACGAAGCGGGCTGCGACCGGCGGCTCATGAGGCGGGACGGCCGGTGGACGGTCGAGCCGCTACAGGGAGATTGA
- a CDS encoding adenylosuccinate synthase: MSKNVVVVGTQWGDEGKGKIVDWLTDHARGVVRFQGGHNAGHTLVVGQTEYKLNLVPSGIVREGVACFIGNGVVLDAHHLLAEIRTLEAGGIEVRDRLRISPGCPLILGYHSALDRAREDAKAECDKIGTTGKGIGPTYEDKVARRALRVYDLFDRERFAEKLKANLAYHNFVLTQHLGAEPVEFQPVFDQAMADAAELLPMVADVSAELYAINKSGGSLLFEGAQGTLLDIDHGTYPFVTSSNCVAGQAAAGSGVGPGRLHYVLGITKAYCTRVGGGPFPTELDIETKGTPGEQMSTKGREFGTVTGRKRRCGWLDLAALKRSIIINGVTGLCITKLDVLDGIEELQLCTGYVLDGKRIDLLPMGSEEVTACEPIYETMPGWSGTTFGAQSWDALPPEARAYLHRIEEICEIPIDVISTGPERDETILRRHPFGV; this comes from the coding sequence ATGTCAAAGAACGTCGTGGTCGTCGGCACGCAGTGGGGCGACGAGGGCAAAGGCAAGATCGTCGATTGGCTGACCGATCACGCCAGGGGCGTGGTGCGCTTCCAGGGCGGGCACAACGCCGGCCATACGCTGGTCGTCGGTCAGACCGAATACAAGCTCAACCTCGTGCCGTCGGGCATCGTGCGCGAAGGCGTGGCCTGCTTCATCGGCAATGGCGTGGTGCTCGACGCGCATCACCTGCTGGCCGAGATTCGCACGCTGGAGGCCGGCGGCATCGAGGTGCGCGACCGCCTGCGCATCAGCCCCGGCTGTCCGCTCATCCTCGGCTACCACAGTGCGCTCGACCGTGCGCGCGAGGACGCGAAAGCCGAGTGCGACAAGATCGGCACCACCGGAAAGGGCATCGGCCCCACCTACGAAGACAAGGTCGCGCGCCGCGCGCTGCGCGTGTATGACCTGTTCGACCGCGAGCGTTTCGCCGAGAAACTGAAGGCCAACCTCGCATACCACAACTTCGTGTTGACGCAGCACCTGGGGGCCGAGCCGGTGGAATTCCAGCCGGTGTTCGACCAGGCGATGGCCGACGCGGCGGAACTGCTGCCGATGGTCGCCGACGTGTCGGCCGAACTCTACGCGATCAACAAGTCGGGCGGCTCGCTGCTGTTCGAGGGCGCGCAGGGCACGCTGCTCGACATCGACCACGGCACCTATCCCTTCGTGACGTCCAGCAACTGCGTGGCCGGCCAGGCCGCGGCCGGTTCGGGCGTGGGGCCGGGCCGTCTGCACTACGTGCTGGGCATCACCAAAGCGTACTGCACGCGCGTGGGCGGCGGCCCCTTTCCGACCGAACTCGACATCGAGACCAAGGGCACGCCCGGCGAGCAGATGTCCACCAAGGGCCGCGAGTTCGGCACCGTCACCGGGCGCAAGCGCCGCTGCGGCTGGCTGGACCTGGCTGCGCTCAAGCGCTCGATCATCATCAACGGTGTCACCGGTCTGTGCATCACCAAGCTCGACGTGCTCGACGGCATCGAGGAACTGCAGTTGTGCACCGGCTATGTGCTCGACGGCAAACGCATCGACCTGCTGCCGATGGGGTCGGAAGAGGTCACCGCGTGCGAGCCCATCTACGAGACGATGCCGGGCTGGAGCGGCACGACCTTCGGCGCGCAGAGCTGGGATGCGCTGCCGCCGGAAGCGCGCGCCTACCTGCATCGCATCGAGGAGATCTGCGAGATTCCGATCGATGTCATTTCGACCGGGCCGGAACGCGACGAAACCATCCTGCGCCGCCATCCGTTCGGCGTTTGA